AGAGATTGCGAAATTGGATCGGCGGGCAGCGTAGGTGCCCACTCCGGCACCGAAAAGCGTAGGAAGGACTTGTTCTTTCCCCGGATAGACTCGCTTTTGCGAGAACGACCCATTGCCGATCACGGCCGAAGCCATCACCTCAGGCCCGCTTATAGTTGAGCTTGCGAGAGCGCTCTCCATCAGGCTGACCCGGAGTTGCGAACGAAAGTCAGGGCGAGGCAGCGTGCGCAATTCTGCCGCAATGCCCAGCAGTTCGGCCACAGCAGCATCGACGTGAGAAATCGCTACATCGGAATCGGTGAACAGAACATCGATACCTGAATCAAGTTCTTCGATAAGTGCGAAATTAGACATACTTACTCCTCATCCGACCGCGCAGAGTTTGCAGAGCGCGGAACTGAAGCTGCTTCACTGCTCCCTCACTGCGTCCAAGTTCCTGCGCGATCTCACGCACGCATCGTTGATCGACGAAGCGGCGGATGATGACTTGCCGTTGGTCCGCAGGTAAAGCATCGACAAGCTGGGACAACATCGCGCGCTGCTCGGTGGCGGCCTCAATTCCGGCTTCTTCCAACTCATCGACCTGAACCTCTGGGCGCTTACCGAGCCGTTCCCAACGATCCGCCAGGACCTTGGCGGCGATGCCAATCAGCCAGGCAGCGAACGGCTTACCCTGCCACTCAAACCGCTGAATGCCGGCAAGCGCTTGATGAAAGATTTCCGCCGTTAGGTCCTGCGCTTCTTCGCGATCGCGAACGCGATATGCAACGAAGGCATACACGCGTTCGAAATTGGTCTCGTAAAGCTCAGCAAAGCGAAGTGGATCGCGCTGCGCAGCCTCAATCAGAAGCCGTTCGTCAGTCTCACACTCAAGAACCCTCACCTGTGTCTCCCCAGGGAACTGTGTCTTCATTGAGGTAATCCCCACAAACGGCCCAAACGTTACGGTTGGAGCTGCGATTATTTCATTCGGAGGCACGGAAAAGGCTTAGCCGTTGAAGTCTGCCCGCTTAACCCCTAGTTTTGAGCTTCAAGCTCAGCAGCTTAGAAGCGTACAAGTTACCGAGAGTTCCAGCCTTGCTACGATAGATAGATGGATTTGACCGTCTACACCGCGTTCTGGTGTCGCGATTGCCGTGAGGCCAAGAACTTCCTCAAGAAGCACAACATTCCCTTTAACGAAATCGATATCGAGTGCACACCGGGCGCCGTGGACGAGCTCGTGAAGAACGTGGGCAAACGTGCTATTCCCCAGTTTGTCATCGACGGCAAATGGGTTCAGCCCTATCGTCCAGGCCAAGGATTCCTCTACGAAGAAATGAGCGCCCTGCTTGGCGTGCAGGAGTAAGAGTCGATTCGCACAACAGTTCATTGGAAGCGGTGTGGTCGCGACGTAGCATGGTGCGTCTGTACGATGCGGTCGACGCTTCACTGCTCGCTGTCCACATGAGATCATCGACCGCTATCGCCGAGAACATCGCCTCTGTCCACGAACGAATTGCACGAGCCGCGAGCCGCGTTGGGCGGAGCCGTACCGACATCACTCTAATGGCGGTCACGAAGACTCAGCCCGTGGACAACATCATCGCTGCTTATGAGTCCGGTATCCGCAGCTTCGGAGAAAACCGGGTGCAGGAGTTTGCCTCGAAGAGTGA
The genomic region above belongs to Terriglobales bacterium and contains:
- a CDS encoding RNA polymerase sigma factor, which produces MKTQFPGETQVRVLECETDERLLIEAAQRDPLRFAELYETNFERVYAFVAYRVRDREEAQDLTAEIFHQALAGIQRFEWQGKPFAAWLIGIAAKVLADRWERLGKRPEVQVDELEEAGIEAATEQRAMLSQLVDALPADQRQVIIRRFVDQRCVREIAQELGRSEGAVKQLQFRALQTLRGRMRSKYV
- a CDS encoding glutaredoxin family protein, which codes for MDLTVYTAFWCRDCREAKNFLKKHNIPFNEIDIECTPGAVDELVKNVGKRAIPQFVIDGKWVQPYRPGQGFLYEEMSALLGVQE